DNA from Aureimonas sp. AU20:
TTCCGTGGAACCGACCTCGACGATCTTGCCGAGGTGGAACATCGCCGTGCGCTGCGAGACGCGGGCCGCCTGCTGCATCGAGTGGGTGACGATGACGATGGTGAAGTTCTGCTTCAGCTCGTCGATCAGTTCCTCGACCGTGGCGGTCGCGATCGGATCGAGGGCCGAGCAGGGCTCGTCCATCAGGATCACCTCGGGCGAAACGGCGATGGCGCGAGCGATGCACAGGCGCTGCTGCTGGCCGCCGGACAGACCCGTGCCGGCGTCATGGAGGCGATCCTTCACCTCCTCGAACAGGCCGGCCTTGCGCAGCGAGGTCACGACGACCTCCTCCAGGTCCGTCTTCGACTTGGCCAGACCGTGGATCTTCGGGCCATAGGCGACGTTCTCGAAGATCGACTTCGGGAACGGGTTGGGCTTCTGAAACACCATGCCGACCCGGGCGCGCAGTTCCACCACGTCGATCTGCGGGTTGTAAATGTCCTCGCCGTCGAGCGTGATGAGGCCCTTGACCTTGGCGCCCTCGACCGTGTCGTTCATGCGGTTGAGCGAGCGCAGGAAGGTAGACTTGCCGCAGCCCGAAGGGCCGATCAGCGCCGTCACCTGCCGCTCGTAGACGTCGAGATTGACCTCGAACAAGGCCTGCTTCGCGCCGTAGAAGACCGAGACGTTCTCGCCCTTCATCTTGGTGGCGAGGACGGGCGCGTTGGTCTTCGGGGCGGCGGTCAAATGAAGATTGTCCATCATAAGAAATCCGTTCTTTCCTACCAGCGACGCTCGAAGCGACGACGAAGCAGAATGGCGGTGATGTTCATGACCGCCAGGAAAAGGAGAAGCACGATGATCGCGCCCGACGTGCGCTCCACGAAGGCGCGCTCGGCCTCGTTGGCCCACATGTAGATCTGCACGGGCAGAGCGGTGGCGGGGTCCATCGGCGTCGCGGGGTAGTTGGCGACGAAGGCGACCATGCCGATCAGGAGCAGCGGCGCGGTTTCGCCGAGCGCGTGGGCAAGGCCGATGATCGTGCCGGTGAGAATGCCCGGCATCGCCAGCGGCAGAACGTGGTGGAACACCATCTGCATCTTGGAGGCGCCGAGGCCGAGCGCGGCGGCACGGATCGAAGGCGGCACGGCTTTCAGCGCGGCGCGCGTCGCGATGATGATGGTCGGCAGCGTCATCAGCGTCAGCACGAGGCCGCCGACCAGCGAGGCCGAGCGCGGCAGGCCGAACCAGTTGACGAAGACCGCGAGGCCGAGAAGGCCGTAGACGATCGAGGGGACGGCCGCCAGATTGTTGATGTTCACCTCGATCAGGTCGGTGAAGCGGTTCTTGGGCGCGAACTCCTCGAGATAGATCGAGGCGGCGACGCCGATCGGCAGCGCAAGGGCGAGAACGATCGCCATCATGTAGAGCGAGCCGATCAGCGCCACGCCGACGCCGGCCGTCTCGGCGCGCGAGGAGGCGCCGAAAGTGAAGAGGCCGGTGTTGAAGCGCTGGGTCAGCTCGCCACGGCTTTCCAGCTGGCGGATCCATTCCAGCTGCTGGTCCTTGATCGGCCGGCGCGCTTCGGGGATCGACAGGTCGAACTGGCCCTTCACCGCCGAGTCCACGGTGGAGTTGGCGTAGATCCAGATCTCCTGCGTGGTGCCGATGATCGAGAGATCGTCCATCACCATGTTGGCGAGCTGCGCGCGCACGCCCTGCGACAGGAGCTGCGAAGCGGCGGTGATGGCGGCGCGGTTGTTCGGGTCGATGCCGAGTTCCTTCACCAGCGCGTCCTGCACCAGGCGAGGATAGTTCGCCGTGCGCAGCACCGCCGGGTCGGCCTTGGCCCGGTCGTTCGGATCGATCACGCTCTTGGAGAAGGTGATCGGCAGACGGATCTCGGTCTGGAAGAAGGCGGTGTAGCCCTGCCCGATCACCGTCCAGAGCAGGATGGCGAGGAAGATCAGGCCGACGCCGATGGCCGAAAGGCCGTAGAGGCGGAAGCGGCGCTCGGAAGCGTAGCGGCGGCGCAGGCCGATGTCGCGACGGGCCGGACGGGCCGAGGTCGGGACGGCCGACCCTTGGGAAATCGTCGTATCGCTCATCAGTCGTACTGCTCCCGATACTTGCGCACGATGGCAAGGGCGATGATGTTGAGGATCAGCGTCAGCACGAAGAGCGTGATGCCGAGCGCGAAGGCCACCAGACTCTGCGGCGAGGTGAAGTCGAGATCACCGGTGAGCTGCGAGACGATCTTGACGGTGACTGTAGTCATCGCCTCGAACGGGTTGAGCGTGATGTTGGCGGCGATACCGGCGGCCAGAACCACGATCATGGTCTCGCCGATGGCGCGCGAGGCCGTCAGCAGCAGCGCCGACACGATGCCCGGCAGGGCGGCGGGCAGCACCACCTTCTTCACCGTCTCGGACGGCGTGGCGCCGAGCCCCATCGAGCCGTCGCGCAGAGAGCGCGGCACGGCGGTGATGATGTCGTCCGACAAGGAGGACACGAAGGGGATGAGCATGATGCCCATCACCAGACCCGCCGTCAGGATCGACTGCGCCTGGATGAAGCCGACATAATTGCCGGTGAGCAGGCCGTTGATGCTGGCCGAGATGTCGCGAAGGAAGGGGCCGACGGTGATGAGCGCGAAGAAGCCGTAGACGATGGTCGGAATGCCGGCCAGGAGTTCGAGCAGCGGCTTCACCACCGAGCGCACGCGGCTGGAGGCGTATTCGGCCATGTAGATGGCGGCGAAGAGGCCGACCGGCACGGCGAAGAGCATGGCCACGAAGGCGATGTAGAGCGTGCCCGCCAGAAGCGGGATCAGGCCGAACTGACCGGCGGCCTCGGAACCGGCGGCTGCGAAGCGAGGCTCCCAGACCGTTCCGAAGAAGAAGTCGACCGGGCGGATGCGGCTGAAGAAGTCGAGGGACTCGAACAGCATCGAGCAGACGATGCCGACGGTGGTGAGAATGGCGATCGAGGAGCAGACCACGAGGAAGGTCTTGACCACCCGCTCGACTTGGTTGCGGGCGCGAAGCCGGACCGCGATACGCGACAGGCCGAAGAGAAGGCCGCCGATCGCGAGAACCAGGGTCACGCCTGTCAGGGCGAGCCGGCTCATGTCCTCCATGTGGTTCTTTTCGAGCGCGATGGGGATCATCGCGTCGGTCGCGCCGCCCGGCAGCGGAATGCCGCGGCGCTCGAACAAAGGCTGGATGTCGGCGATGCGAGCGCTGGAAAGACCGGCCTGCTCGTCCGACGGCAAGGCGCGGATGCCCTGGCCGAGGGAGCGCACGAGCGAGCGGCCGAGCGAGACCGAGGCGGCCTGCGTGTCGGCCTCGAGGCGGCGCTCGACGGTGGCGAAGATCACCGCCGGCGAGATCGACAGCCAAAGCACCATGACGATCAGGGCGGGCACAACGGCCCAGCAGAAGACGAAGGACCCGTGATAGGTCGGGCGCGAATGCACCTTGGCGCCCGGCGAATCCGGCAGCGCGGCG
Protein-coding regions in this window:
- the pstA gene encoding phosphate ABC transporter permease PstA, with product MSDTTISQGSAVPTSARPARRDIGLRRRYASERRFRLYGLSAIGVGLIFLAILLWTVIGQGYTAFFQTEIRLPITFSKSVIDPNDRAKADPAVLRTANYPRLVQDALVKELGIDPNNRAAITAASQLLSQGVRAQLANMVMDDLSIIGTTQEIWIYANSTVDSAVKGQFDLSIPEARRPIKDQQLEWIRQLESRGELTQRFNTGLFTFGASSRAETAGVGVALIGSLYMMAIVLALALPIGVAASIYLEEFAPKNRFTDLIEVNINNLAAVPSIVYGLLGLAVFVNWFGLPRSASLVGGLVLTLMTLPTIIIATRAALKAVPPSIRAAALGLGASKMQMVFHHVLPLAMPGILTGTIIGLAHALGETAPLLLIGMVAFVANYPATPMDPATALPVQIYMWANEAERAFVERTSGAIIVLLLFLAVMNITAILLRRRFERRW
- the pstB gene encoding phosphate ABC transporter ATP-binding protein PstB — its product is MMDNLHLTAAPKTNAPVLATKMKGENVSVFYGAKQALFEVNLDVYERQVTALIGPSGCGKSTFLRSLNRMNDTVEGAKVKGLITLDGEDIYNPQIDVVELRARVGMVFQKPNPFPKSIFENVAYGPKIHGLAKSKTDLEEVVVTSLRKAGLFEEVKDRLHDAGTGLSGGQQQRLCIARAIAVSPEVILMDEPCSALDPIATATVEELIDELKQNFTIVIVTHSMQQAARVSQRTAMFHLGKIVEVGSTEKMFQNPDDKRTQDYITGRFG
- the pstC gene encoding phosphate ABC transporter permease subunit PstC, producing the protein MSAFALILIVLAIGLVGYGLGRRKGAALPDSPGAKVHSRPTYHGSFVFCWAVVPALIVMVLWLSISPAVIFATVERRLEADTQAASVSLGRSLVRSLGQGIRALPSDEQAGLSSARIADIQPLFERRGIPLPGGATDAMIPIALEKNHMEDMSRLALTGVTLVLAIGGLLFGLSRIAVRLRARNQVERVVKTFLVVCSSIAILTTVGIVCSMLFESLDFFSRIRPVDFFFGTVWEPRFAAAGSEAAGQFGLIPLLAGTLYIAFVAMLFAVPVGLFAAIYMAEYASSRVRSVVKPLLELLAGIPTIVYGFFALITVGPFLRDISASINGLLTGNYVGFIQAQSILTAGLVMGIMLIPFVSSLSDDIITAVPRSLRDGSMGLGATPSETVKKVVLPAALPGIVSALLLTASRAIGETMIVVLAAGIAANITLNPFEAMTTVTVKIVSQLTGDLDFTSPQSLVAFALGITLFVLTLILNIIALAIVRKYREQYD